The Terriglobia bacterium region TCCAGTGAATGAGCAGGCGAAGCATAGATCGATTTGCCGATTGGGTGATGTGCTGACTTGCTGATTCAGTCGGCATATCAGGAGATCAACAAATCACCCATCGATGCCGGATGGGAATTGTACGCGCCGGCGCGATTGCAGGCTAGCGCTGGCTGAGATTGCGCCCGGCGGCGAGCATGGACACGGATTTCTCCAGGCGGCGGGCGCGGGTCTCCGGCTTCTTTGCTCCCGTGATCCACTGCACGAATTCCTTGCGATGGGTATAGGAATAGCGGTCCCAGGCGGCCTGCGCGGCTTGGTTGGTCTTCATCGCTTTCTTGAGATCGGGTGGCGCTTGGATAGTGCGCGGGGCGGTGTCGGGCTCCATGACGACCGTAACCGTGTCGCCCACGCCGCACTGGCCGCCCTCGCGCATGAAGCGGTTGACGCACACGAAGTACTCGCCGCGCATCGGACAAACGGTCGTGCGGAACTTGAACCCGTTGATCGTGCCGGTGACCGGAACGCGCGCCTTGCCCCAGACTTCTTTCACGTCGAAGGGGACGTTCATCCCGGCGACCTTGGAGTTGCGTCCGGCGCCGAAGAGCTTCACCTTGAACTCCTTACGCATGGGACCTCCGGGTGAGCCGCAGATTAACGCAGATGGGCGGCAACTTGCCAAATTGGCTACGCTACAATCGTGCCTTCGTGAAGCCACTTCAAGTATTGTCCGCCATCAGCCGCATCGACGATCGCAGCCGGGCGGCGCATCCGCGAGCTGCGGCGGCTGCGCAGAGTGTACGGCGCGGGTCGCTGGCGTAAACTGAAAGGGTTTGCGACCGTCCGAGTTGCCGATGGTACGATATGGTTCGCCGAAATTCATTGGTACGAAGCGTACGGAATCGGGAAAAAGGAATTCAAGGTCAAAGACAAGATTCGACAGTTATGAAAAGATCTTCGGGCTTTGTAATCTGTGTCAACAACAAAGGCTATGACGCTTCGCTCGAACAGCGAAAACTCTACCCGTTTATCCACGACGCCGAGGCCGAACGGCACAATATGATCCGTGTCATTGACGAATCAGGCGAGGATTATCTTTTCCCGGCACGCTATTTTGTTCCTGTGGATCTACCGACTACCACGCGCCGTAAACTACAGTTGGCAAAATAGAACCAGGAAGTGGACTCAATCAGGGCTGCATTGGTGCGAAGCACACGGGATCGGAAGAAAGCTGTTCAAAGTAAAAAGGCGGCTGCGCCGACTTTGAGCGGACGTCGACAGCGATTTGTCGTGTGCATTGACGCGGGCGAGTATGCGGAAATTGATTTGGACGTGGGCAAGGTGTACCAGGCGCTGCCTACCGAAAAAAGCGCGCGCGATCAGGGACTGATCCGAGTCATCGACAACTCCGGCGAGGATTACCTGTTCCCGGCCGATCAGTTCGTAGAAGTGAAATTGCCGCGACCTGCGCGGCGTGCTCTGCTGCGAGCCCGATGACAATCTTCGAGCCTTGATTGCCTTGCAGCCGCCTGCGGTACAATTGCGGCCCGACTCCTGGAGGCGTCTAGCAGGCGTGAGGCGCGCCCGCGTCGGGAGCCTGCTGCCGAAATCCTGAGCCGCCGCGGCGAAGGAATCTCTTGACGCCAGATTCTCAGAGAACGTGAGGGCGATGCCTCACAACTGAATAGATTGGGACTTATATTCCAAGGCAGCGGCGCGGAAACCTCAGGCTGCCAGCCCAAGTCTGCCAGCCCAAGTCCGCCCTGGCTTGAGCTAAGGGCCAAGAGCTACCCGCTAATAGCTTCTTCCAGCCATGGATACGGAGTTCCCACAGAGCTCCCTTGCCGTCGAGGAATTTGCTGATAAACTTTTTGCTTGGGTCTGCAAGAGTCGGCTTCTCCGCCGTTCCTACTTCAAGCAAGGTGACTATGAACAAGGGATTCACTGTCATGGCTTTCGCGACGCTGTTGAGCCTCTCGCTTTCGGCTGAGTGTAAACCGGGCTACCGAGTGGCCACCGTTCTCAAGGTTTTTAGTCAAGATTTTTCCGCCGGGCCGCCTACCCGCAGAGCAAGACCCGCAGACGAAGCGGGCGCCGCGGAACAGCATGGCACGGCGTCGGCTCGAACCGCGATCCTTCGTGCCGGCGGCAGAAGATACGAGTATCGAATGTTGCCCGGTTCTGCCTCCAAACAACCCCCGCTCGTGGTGGGACAGGAACTCTGCCTGGGAGGAGAGAACGGTCACATCCACCTCATGACGCGCGAGGGGGAGATTTTGCCCGGTGTTGTTCGGCCCATCCCCGCGTTACCTCGAACCACGCAATGAAGGCCTGGATTTATGAATCTCGGCCGCTCTGCTCCTGTCATCTTGCGGTTCGTTTGACCCGTCGCGGACCGCCCCCGGGAATATTTGCGCAAATCGGCATAGGGGGGACGGTCACCTGTCCGCCCCTGCCACACCACCCTATGCGGACCCGCATGTACAGAAAATGGCCCCGGCTAGGAGCTACCGGGGCCAATGGTTAGTGGGAGGTTGGGGCTAGCGCGTTGCCGCGTCAGCGTTCACCAAACCTGCGCCGGTGAACCGGTTGAACGGGATGGCTGGAGCAACGACGAATGCACCGGTTTTGGTGGTTCCGTCGTCGAGAGTCAATGTCACTTGCCCGCCTTTGATCCGGTCGGCGTCCACCTCGAACTGCACCGGCAACTGTACTGGGAATGCAAAGTTGGCGAAGGTGAGGAAGTCACCCGCGCCGAACGTTCCCGGCTTGAAGGTCAGAGTGAGAGTCGTGAGGTCAGCGCTGCGGGTCGCCGTCACATCGGTCGGCGCCAAGCCACTCGTGGTGCCGACGCTGAAGCCAGTGGTTGGGCTTGCCGGATTGGACCAGTGCATGTTGGGCTTGGTCAGATCAATAGACACACTGGTTATGGTGTGTGAGGTAAACGGTTGCACGGTGAAGCGCCAGAAAGTCTTTACTCGCGGGAAGTCGCCAACCGCTGTCACCCACAGTGGTCCTGCAATGGTTGCTGCCAATGTGCGGTCGATTGAAAGTGGCATAGGCGTAGCTGTCCGCTGAAGCTTCTGGTAGACAGCAGCGGGGGGCAAGTGGCTAGGACCACCTGCCTTCTGGAGCACTAGCGCAGCCACGGCTGCGACATCGGGGGCTGCCGCGCTGGTGCCGAAAAAGTTGGGCAGGCCATTGGGCTCGATATCGAATCCGAAGAAAGTTGTGTCTGCCCCGTCAACGCCTGTAATCTGCGGCGTGAATCGGATTTCGGGGAAGCGGAGACGGTTGCCGTTACGGTCAAACAAGATGGCGGTCGGCCCCGGCGAACTGTAATCCTCCGGGAAGTTTGTAATGGGGTAGAACATCGCTGCCACCGCCTGGCCTTTCCGTGCGGCAGCGTGACCCCAGCAGGTCGATGCGTTCTGGCGTTCGCTTTCGCCCGTGCCATTTACAACCACGTACTTGATATGCCGCGCGGGACCGTTATTCATATTTCCGATGACAATCTGATAATCCCCCGGAAGCACCTGAACGAGCTCCAGGGCTTGGTCGGTCATCAGGTTGTCGTCGGTGGTAAAGAACACCGGAGTGGTGAAATCGTTCGGGTCGAGATAGTTGCCGGCCGCGTCGAATATGTAAATGTTGTAGTCGGTGTTCACCTTGCCGAGATTGAATGGCTCATCCCACTGGAAATCGGCAATATCCCCGAAGAATGAGGTGAACTTTTGCGAGATGCTTACGCTGCCATCGGGGTGGCGGAAGTTGTGGAAGCTCTTGGGCGCCAGCCCAAGGGCCGTGAGCGCTGCCAGGTCAAGGTTCGACTTCCCGGCAGCAGCCAGTTTCTGAGCCCGGGAGAAGCTGATCGGCGAGTAGTCCGCCTCATAGCCCTCCAGACCATTGTTGCCGGCCGAGGAAAAATAGGCTGCTCCTTCGTGGACTACCTCATCGACGGTTTGCGCAAGCAGGCCGTCGGAGAACATCGGTTCGTCAAAATAGATCACGTCATCCACGATGACATCGGCCTTGAACTGACGGCGCAAATTGAGAATATTGTTCGAGAAGTCCACCTCGCCGTTAAAAGCGGTAGCAAAGCCGAGTTTCGAACCCGGTGCGACGTCGTGGATTAGTTGCAGCATGGCGCGGCCTTCGTCTTCCCCGTCACCGGGGGGCAAGTCTTCAAGCACGACGACATCGCTGGGAAGGTCGCCGCTGGCGACGTCGTCAGCCGCGTTCGGGTGGCTGGTGAGAGAATTGAAGCTATCGGAGAGGGCTGCGACCCGAATTCCCGTGCCGTCTATCCCGCGGGCATGGGCTAGGTCGGCCTTTTCTGTGGCGACCGCCTGGCTCTGCACCGAGCCAGCGAACTTGAAGGGGCGTTGCACAGCAAGAACGGAGTGAACACCCGGGACCGAGGCGATTGAACGGGCCAACCCAAGAGGCATATATCCCTCCACAAGGGTTGGGTCCAGCAGGCTTACTGCCTGAAGACGAAATCCGGCTTTGGAGAGTTGTGCAATCGCTTGGTCCGACGCAACGTTCGCTTCCAGGCGGACATGGACGAGAACATCTCCAGAGGGTGCGGTGATATGAAACTGAAGGGCCTCACTAAGTTTCGGGTTGTCGGACTCGTAGAAACGCACAAGCTGTTCCATGCCGCGGCCTAGGGTACCGGCAGCGGCAGGCCAAGCGAGAGCGAATACCATGAATGCCAGTGAACTGCAGTACAGCAGTAGACGACGGGTGGCCAGAGCGGCAGAGCGCATAACATTTCCTCCAGTTAAGTTCCAATGAGTTATCTATGGGACCGAAGGACGCTGCCTGACTTCGAGGGACAGAACACAATCAACAGCGCACAATAAATGGCGCAGACTA contains the following coding sequences:
- a CDS encoding YdeI/OmpD-associated family protein, with amino-acid sequence MRKEFKVKLFGAGRNSKVAGMNVPFDVKEVWGKARVPVTGTINGFKFRTTVCPMRGEYFVCVNRFMREGGQCGVGDTVTVVMEPDTAPRTIQAPPDLKKAMKTNQAAQAAWDRYSYTHRKEFVQWITGAKKPETRARRLEKSVSMLAAGRNLSQR